The segment CGCTAGAAATCCCATTAATGTTATTAACCACACGTGTTGAATTAGCCGTTGATGGATTTGGAGCCTATTAGCATGGAAATTAAAACAGACAGTTATCGCGTGATTCAAGCCGATGAAAACAGCACGATTAAATTAGAAGGAGCATTGCGTTTAAGTGGAATGGAAGAATATGCGCCCATCGTCGATTTATTTAATCAAGTGGTTGATTCTTCAGTAGAAAAAATTACTTTAGATTTGCGGGAATTAGAATTTTTAAACAGTTCTGGTATTAATGTACTTTCTAAATTTGTCATTAAAATTCGACAAAAACAAAATATTCAAATGATAGTGCAAGGCTCACAAAAAGTAGCATGGCAAGGAAAATCATTAAAGAATTTACAACGCCTCATGCCGACTTTACAGTTGAAATGGGAATAACTCACTTTTTTATGGATTGGACATGATAATGACATGGGTTATGTTAGCCATTTTGTTGGGTTTTGCGTGGTTTTGGTTTGACAGTTTGCGGGCGCGAGAACAAGTGATTTATTTGGCACGCCATTTATGCCAGCAATATGATTTGCAATTATTAGATCAAACGGTGAGTTTACAGCGTTTGTCTTTAAAGCGCGAAGGATTTGGACAAATAAAATGGTTACGTCATTATCAATTTGAATTTTCTAGCGATGGTGCGAATCGCTTAAAAGGGACAGTGATTTTATATGGACGTGAGCCGCAATTATTCGAGTTAGAAGGTTATTTAAATCGTACCATTATGAACCAATAAGTTTAGGATGAGCTATGTTATTTAATAAATTATTTACTCGCTATTTACCTCTTTCTGCTGCTATTTTCTCGGTTTCTTTTACCTCTCATTTCGCTTGGGCAAATAATGACAATTGGTTATCAGAACGCTGGACTTTTCAAGAAGCACAACAGGCACTGCGTGATAATCAATTAGAAAAATTTAACCAATTAGAAAATCAATTAAAAGATTACCCGATTCAGCATTATTTGCGTTATTTTTATTTACGGGATCGATTAGAAACTATTTCGCCAGAGGAAATGCAAGATTTTCTCACCCGTTATGCCGATTCTCCAATAACTGAAATATTGCGGCGAAGTTGGTTGCAACATTTGGCTAAAAAAGCCGATTGGCAGAATTATTTAAAAGCCTATATCCCACAAAATAGCCCCGCTTTATCTTGTCATTATTTACACGCCCGTTTGGAAACCAAAACAGACGTATCAGGCATTATTGAACCTGCATTAGCGTTATGGTTAATTGGTCAATCGCAGGTGAGTGAATGCGATCCCGTATTTAATTACTTAAATCAGCAAAAAGCAATCACAACAGAACACCGTCAACGCCGTTTTGAATTGGCACTGGCGGAGAATGAATTTAAATTGGCGGCTTGGTTGGCGAAATCGTTGGGCGCATCACAGCAGAAATTGTTAAGCGAATGGCAAGCGATGCAAAAAAGCCCCGCTGAACAATTGGCCGTGGTTAATTTTCCTGATAATGCGCTTTATCGGCAATTATTAGTCGATGGCATTAAACGCTTGGCACGCACTCAAGCAGGAGCAGCTTATTCTCATTGGCAAATGATACGTAAAAAATATGCCTTCTCTCCTCAACAAGTCGCTGAAATTAATGCAGAATTAGCCGTGCGAGCCGCATGGCAAGAATTAAGTGAGGCAGAGCAATGGTTAAATCAATTAAGCTCTGATGAACGTGAAGAACGGGTGTTAAGAACCCATTTGCAATGGTTATTGCGCAGTCAAAATTGGTCGGGATTATTACAGCTATTTCCTCAATTACCCAAAAGCGCACAAGAAGAAGCCGTTTGGCGTTATTGGCAAGCGCGATCTCACGAAGCATTAGGACAATTAGAATTAGCCCATTCAATTTATCGAGATTTGGCGACAGAACGCAGTTATTATGGCTTTTTATCTGCGGATAAAGTAAATCTGCCTTATGCTTTTCATGAAAAAGTATTAACGCTGACTGATGAACAACAAAAAACTTTGTTAAAAACCCGCGGAATTATCGAAGCACGCGAATTATTATTAATCGGAATGTCTGCTGATGCACGACGGGAATGGAATGCCGCGATGGATCAATTAAATGACCCGCATTTAATTGCCGCCGCGGGCTTATTAGCCAACCAATGGGGTTGGCATGATCGCGGTATTGTGGCAATGGCAAAAGCGGCTTATTATGATGTGTTAATGGTGCGTTTTCCTACGCCTTATTACGACATGGTATTGACTTATGCCAGCGGGCATGATTTACCTTATGCGTGGGTTTATGCCATTATGCGCCAAGAAAGTGCGTTTCAAACCGATGCCCGTTCTGCGGCGAATGCGTTGGGATTAATGCAATTATTGCCTGCCACTGCCAACGAAGTGGCCAAACGTCACGCGATTCATTTAGAAGGCGAAAGCAGTATTTTAAATCCTGATATTAATATACAATTAGGCACAGGTTATCTGCGTCATTTGCTGAATCGTTTTGATGGAAGTTTTATTTTATCTACCGTCGCTTATAATGCAGGGCCATCGCGGGCGATTCGTTGGCGAGAGCAATTTGGTTGTTTGGCTACGGATGTTTTTATTGAGTTAATTCCTTTTCAAGAAACTCGTCATTATGTGCAGAATATTATGGCCTATCAGCCGATTTTTGAATATCGTTTATTAAGCAATCCAAGTGCGGTGCCGCGCTTGAATTTGCATCAAATCTTAATAAGAACGGATTGTGCTTAATATTATTTTTTTAGGAGTCATAAATGGATGACGCATGGTTGGCTTTATTCTTCATCTTTTTGGTTTTTGTTGCGCCAATTTGGTTAATTTTACATTACCGCTTTAAAAGCAAATTGCTTGGACAAGGTGATAGCAAGGAAAATCAACGCCGTTTGCAACAATTGCAACAATTGGCTGAACGTTTAGAGAATCGTGTAGAGAATTTAGAGCGCATTTTAGATGAGAAAGTGCCTGATTGGAGACGTTATCGATGAACGCACCACAGTCAAGAAAATGGGAAAAAGACCCTGATAATGGTTGGATTTTTGGCGTATGTGCGGGAACGGCTAATTATTTTGGCATTTCGGTGGGCGCGGTGCGTTTGCTGACTCTTTTTCTATTTTTTACCTTAATGCCATTGACTTCGTTTATGTATATTTCTGCGGTGATTCTTTTGCCGAGAAAAGAAGATGTTTCTTTTTCAAATAACGAACAATCTGTAGAATCTTTACAGGAAACATTAGAAGAAATGGAAGCTGATTTTAATCAAATTGCCCAGCGTGTGGCAATTGTTGAAAATTATGTGACTTCTGATGAATTTGAGTTAAAACGCCGCATGGGACAATTTTAAATAAAAAAATCGTTGTCCTCTTTAAAAAAAACAATTCTCCATTTCCACCTCAACCCACCGATCTTTGTTCACCATGACCCACGCAAAAAGAAAAATTTTAGTCACCAGCGCATTACCTTATGCCAATGGCGCAATTCATCTTGGACATTTAGTCGAATACATACAAACCGATATTTGGGTGCGTTATCAAAAATTGCGCGGACATGAGTGCTACTACGTGTGTGCTGATGATGCCCACGGCACGCCCATTATGCTACGCGCCCAGCAAGAAAATATTTCACCTGAAGAATTAATTGCACGGGTTTATCAAGAACATTGTGCCGATTTTGCGGGTTTTGCGGTTCAATTTGACCATTATCACAGCACCCATTCGCCTGAAAATCAGTATTTCGCTAATTTCATTTATCAACGTTTACAAGAACAAGGTTACATTAGCCGTCGTCATATTTCGCAAGCCTATGATCCTGTGAAAGAAATGTTTTTACCTGATCGCTTTATTCGCGGCGAATGTCCTCGTTGCGGTGCGGGGGATCAGTATGGTGACAGTTGCGAGGTGTGCGGTGCGACGTATGCGCCAACGGAATTGAAAAATCCTCGCTCTGCTTTGTCAGGCGCAACCCCCGAAGAGCGACAATCTGAGCATTTTTTTGTTAATTTAGCCGATTTTCAAGAGATGTTGGTGCAGTGGACAAACGGTGGCGCATTACAAGAAGAAGTGACCAATAAGTTAAACGAATGGTTTGAAAGTGGATTACAGCCGTGGGATGTGTCCAGAGACGCGCCTTATTTTGGTTTTGAAATTCCCAATGAGCCGAATAAATATTTTTATGTTTGGTTAGATGCGCCCATTGGTTATATGGCGAGTTTTAAGCATTTATGTGATGAATTAGGCTTAGACTTTAATGAATTTTGGGGGCAAGAAAGCAAAGCCGAATTATACCATTTTATCGGTAAAGATATTATTTACTTTCACGCGCTATTTTGGCCAGCCATGTTGACAGGGGCGGGATTTCGTAAGCCCAATGCGTTATTTGTACATGGCTTTTTAACGGTAAATGGACAAAAAATGTCTAAATCGCGTGGCACTTTTATTACTGCCCGCACTTATTTAAATCATTTGAATCCTGAATATTTACGCTATTATTTCTCGGCTAAATTAAATGGACGGGTGGAAGATATTGATTTGAATTTGGAAGATTTTCAAAATCGGGTTAATGCTGATTTAGTGGGAAAAGTGGTCAATATTGCCAGTCGTTGTGCGGGTTTTATTAACAAACGATTTGCAGGTGTATTAGCCGCACAATTACCCGATAATGCGTTGTATGAAGACTTTTTACAACGCGCTGAAGTGATTGCCGCCGCTTATGAACAACGAGATTATGCGCGAGTGGTGCGCGAAGTGATGGCTTTGGCTGACCGCGCTAATCAGTATATTGATGAACAAAAACCGTGGGTTATCGCCAAAACACCTGATGAAGCGGCGTTGCAAGCGGTTTGTACACAAGGGTTAAATTTATTCCGTGTATTAATGAGTTATTTAGCCCCTATTTTGCCCACCATGTCAGAGAAAGTGACGCGGTTTTTAGCCAGTCCATTATCATGGACTCCAGAGCCTTTATTGGCACATCATATTGAAAATTTTGAGCCGTTAATGCAACGGGTTGATCCCAAAGCCATTGAAGCGATGATTACTGATTCTAAACAAAGTCTTTAATCTTTTTATGATGCGCAAATTGGCTTTATTTCTTTCACAGTTAGGATTGCCTTTTTTATGACGCTTGCAACAGATGCGCCGTTCATTCGAGTACGCGGTTTAACTTTTACTCGCGGAAATCGTTATATTTTCAACAATATTGATTTGGATATTGCCCGCGGTAAAATCACAGCGATTATGGGTCCAAGTGGTACGGGAAAAACCACATTATTGCGTTTATTAGGGCGACAATTAAAGCCCAATAGCGGCACAATTGAAATTGATGGGCAACGTTTGAATCAATTGTCATTACGTGAATTATATGCGCTGCGCAAACGCATGGGTATGTTGTTTCAAAATGGCGCATTATTAACGGATTTAAATGTTTATGATAATGTGGCTTTTCCGCTGCGCGAGCATACTCAATTACCTGAAACTATGATTCGTCATTTGGTGTTGATGAAATTGCACGCGGTGGGTTTACGCGGAGCGCGTGACCTCAATCCCAGCGAATTGTCGGGCGGAATGGCGCGGCGTGTAGCCTTAGCGCGGGCGATTGCGTTAGACCCGATGATGATGATGTATGATGAGCCGTTTACGGGACAAGACCCGATTTCATTAGGGGTGTTGGTGCGTTTGATTCGTGATATTAATCAAGCCCTGTCTCTCACCAGTATTATCGTTTCGCATGATATTCAAGAAGCGTCCAGTATTTCGGATTACATTTATATTTTATCGGAAGGTAAAATTGTGGGACAAGGTACGCCTGAAGCCTTAAAAAATACCACGTCGGATTGGGTGAAGCAATTTATGAATGCGGAATCGGATGGCCCCGTGCCATTTCATTACGCTGCGCCCGATTACCGCACCGATTTATTACAAGGACAGACAGGGACAGTCAGATGATACAAAACGCCTTGCAACGCTTAGGGCAGCGCACCTTAGAATTTTTTGCCAAAATGGGACGCGCCCATTTATTTTTGCTGCACACCTTAGCGGGATTGCCCAGTTTAATGAAACGCCCGCGTTTAATTATCATTGAATTATATGCTTTAGGGGTGTTGTCATTAACGATTATTTTAATCTCAGGATTATTTGTGGGTATGGTGTTGGGATTGCAGGGTTATAACACGCTGGTTAATTTTAACGCCACTGAAATGTTAGGGGTTGTGGTTTCGCTGTCATTATTGCGCGAATTAGGGCCAGTATTAACGGCGTTATTATTTGCAGGGCGAGCAGGTTCTGCGTTGACGGCTGAAATTGGTTTAATGAAAGCCACTGAGCAGCTTTCAGCCATGGAAATGATGGCAGTTAATCCTTATTATCGTGTTATTGCGCCGCGTTTTTTAGCGGGAATATTAGCCGTGCCATTATTGGCTGCCATTTTCAGTGCGATTGGGATTTTAGGCGGGCATTTGGTGGTGGTAGAATTATTACAAGTGGATTCAGGCGCGTATTGGTCACAAATGCAAAACACTGTAGAATTATTTGAAGATATTGGCAATGGCATGATTAAGGCTTTTGTTTTCGGCATTGTGGTGACATGGATAGCGGTTTTTGAAGGTTATGATTGCGTCCCCACTTCCGAAGGCGTAAGCCGCGCCACCACCCGTACCGTCGTCAATGCTTCACTGGCGACATTAGGATTGGATTTTGTTTTAACCGCGTTGATGTTTGGGGATATTTGATTGGGATTTTTTAACGCTTTTATTGCTTATTTTGTTTGAATCAGGATTTACTGATTATTATTGGTTTATTTCAATCAGTAAAGCATAACCCTCATCCAAAAATGCAGAAAGGCTAAGTAGTTAAATAAAAGTATTCAGGTATTAAAAACGTTCAGAATTTTCACATTTCTACCGCCCCCCTACCCCCCTCCTGCTAGGAGGGGGAAAGAAGAGATGAGCTTATCTTGTTAAATTTTAACAATAAAAACAACCTCTTTCTCCCCCTCCTAGCAGGAGGGGGCAGGGGGGGGCGGTAGAAATATTGATATGCCAGATTATTTTCCGTTAGGTACTTATTAAAAGAATGGAAAGAAAAGATTATGCAGATCATAATCCATCCACTACCGTACATAAATTAGTCGTTTTTCTGAATGGTTATGTGCAGGATTTCCAGAATTTAAAGATTAAAAAACCGATTAAAAATATTGGTATAGCAATATTTTTTATTATTAATTTTTTTAAAGGAACAACCCCATGAAAAATAAAAAATCCTCTCCCCTTGTGCCTAGTTTGCGCTTTCCTGAGTTTCGGGAGGCGGGGGAATGGGTGGAGAAAAAGCTGGGGGAGATTGCAGCTATTAGATCGGGTTCTACTCCACTTAGGGCAAATCCAGAATTTTTTAAAGATGGTAATATTCCGTGGGTAAAAACGACAGATTTAAATAATTCTTTTATCTACAAGACAGAAGAGTATCTTACATCTAAGACAAACGCGAAAATAAATCCAGAAGAATCCGTATTGGTTGCCATGTATGGCGGATTTAATCAAATTGGTCGTACTGGCTTTTTAAAAATTCCAGCGGCAACAAATCAGGCCATATCAGTTTTGAATACAGATAGAAAAAAAGTTCTTCC is part of the Thioflexithrix psekupsensis genome and harbors:
- a CDS encoding slr1659 superfamily regulator; this encodes MEIKTDSYRVIQADENSTIKLEGALRLSGMEEYAPIVDLFNQVVDSSVEKITLDLRELEFLNSSGINVLSKFVIKIRQKQNIQMIVQGSQKVAWQGKSLKNLQRLMPTLQLKWE
- a CDS encoding DUF3301 domain-containing protein, coding for MTWVMLAILLGFAWFWFDSLRAREQVIYLARHLCQQYDLQLLDQTVSLQRLSLKREGFGQIKWLRHYQFEFSSDGANRLKGTVILYGREPQLFELEGYLNRTIMNQ
- a CDS encoding transglycosylase SLT domain-containing protein; translated protein: MLFNKLFTRYLPLSAAIFSVSFTSHFAWANNDNWLSERWTFQEAQQALRDNQLEKFNQLENQLKDYPIQHYLRYFYLRDRLETISPEEMQDFLTRYADSPITEILRRSWLQHLAKKADWQNYLKAYIPQNSPALSCHYLHARLETKTDVSGIIEPALALWLIGQSQVSECDPVFNYLNQQKAITTEHRQRRFELALAENEFKLAAWLAKSLGASQQKLLSEWQAMQKSPAEQLAVVNFPDNALYRQLLVDGIKRLARTQAGAAYSHWQMIRKKYAFSPQQVAEINAELAVRAAWQELSEAEQWLNQLSSDEREERVLRTHLQWLLRSQNWSGLLQLFPQLPKSAQEEAVWRYWQARSHEALGQLELAHSIYRDLATERSYYGFLSADKVNLPYAFHEKVLTLTDEQQKTLLKTRGIIEARELLLIGMSADARREWNAAMDQLNDPHLIAAAGLLANQWGWHDRGIVAMAKAAYYDVLMVRFPTPYYDMVLTYASGHDLPYAWVYAIMRQESAFQTDARSAANALGLMQLLPATANEVAKRHAIHLEGESSILNPDINIQLGTGYLRHLLNRFDGSFILSTVAYNAGPSRAIRWREQFGCLATDVFIELIPFQETRHYVQNIMAYQPIFEYRLLSNPSAVPRLNLHQILIRTDCA
- the pspB gene encoding envelope stress response membrane protein PspB, translating into MDDAWLALFFIFLVFVAPIWLILHYRFKSKLLGQGDSKENQRRLQQLQQLAERLENRVENLERILDEKVPDWRRYR
- a CDS encoding PspC domain-containing protein; the encoded protein is MNAPQSRKWEKDPDNGWIFGVCAGTANYFGISVGAVRLLTLFLFFTLMPLTSFMYISAVILLPRKEDVSFSNNEQSVESLQETLEEMEADFNQIAQRVAIVENYVTSDEFELKRRMGQF
- the metG gene encoding methionine--tRNA ligase, which translates into the protein MTHAKRKILVTSALPYANGAIHLGHLVEYIQTDIWVRYQKLRGHECYYVCADDAHGTPIMLRAQQENISPEELIARVYQEHCADFAGFAVQFDHYHSTHSPENQYFANFIYQRLQEQGYISRRHISQAYDPVKEMFLPDRFIRGECPRCGAGDQYGDSCEVCGATYAPTELKNPRSALSGATPEERQSEHFFVNLADFQEMLVQWTNGGALQEEVTNKLNEWFESGLQPWDVSRDAPYFGFEIPNEPNKYFYVWLDAPIGYMASFKHLCDELGLDFNEFWGQESKAELYHFIGKDIIYFHALFWPAMLTGAGFRKPNALFVHGFLTVNGQKMSKSRGTFITARTYLNHLNPEYLRYYFSAKLNGRVEDIDLNLEDFQNRVNADLVGKVVNIASRCAGFINKRFAGVLAAQLPDNALYEDFLQRAEVIAAAYEQRDYARVVREVMALADRANQYIDEQKPWVIAKTPDEAALQAVCTQGLNLFRVLMSYLAPILPTMSEKVTRFLASPLSWTPEPLLAHHIENFEPLMQRVDPKAIEAMITDSKQSL
- a CDS encoding ABC transporter ATP-binding protein: MTLATDAPFIRVRGLTFTRGNRYIFNNIDLDIARGKITAIMGPSGTGKTTLLRLLGRQLKPNSGTIEIDGQRLNQLSLRELYALRKRMGMLFQNGALLTDLNVYDNVAFPLREHTQLPETMIRHLVLMKLHAVGLRGARDLNPSELSGGMARRVALARAIALDPMMMMYDEPFTGQDPISLGVLVRLIRDINQALSLTSIIVSHDIQEASSISDYIYILSEGKIVGQGTPEALKNTTSDWVKQFMNAESDGPVPFHYAAPDYRTDLLQGQTGTVR
- the mlaE gene encoding lipid asymmetry maintenance ABC transporter permease subunit MlaE → MIQNALQRLGQRTLEFFAKMGRAHLFLLHTLAGLPSLMKRPRLIIIELYALGVLSLTIILISGLFVGMVLGLQGYNTLVNFNATEMLGVVVSLSLLRELGPVLTALLFAGRAGSALTAEIGLMKATEQLSAMEMMAVNPYYRVIAPRFLAGILAVPLLAAIFSAIGILGGHLVVVELLQVDSGAYWSQMQNTVELFEDIGNGMIKAFVFGIVVTWIAVFEGYDCVPTSEGVSRATTRTVVNASLATLGLDFVLTALMFGDI